In the genome of Xiphophorus hellerii strain 12219 chromosome 14, Xiphophorus_hellerii-4.1, whole genome shotgun sequence, the window aaaaatactcaaaaaggCTGGAGACTGTCTGCATGGTAAGAgaaaaagtttgtttcattaaaacattaatttattggtgagcatttatacaaaaattatagattttatttttaagttccATCGCTCAGCACTATCTGGGAAGAGTTCAAAGGTCATTTAGCCTCCAAACAACCGCAGAGTCCCATCTGGCCTCAGCTtgcaggttaaaggtcaaagttcatggCATTTTGCATTATAAAAAGCTGAGATCTTTGCAGAAAACACATCAGGACAAACTGTgaggcatggtggtggcagtatgatGCTGCAGCAATGAACTGAAACAGGATGATTTTCAGATCAACCTTTTTATTCAGGTCTCCTTACAGAACCAGTGAAGAACGGCCAGGATgtccaccagaaccagaaccagaaccagttcctGTGGCTCAGAGTCTCTGAACTCATCCATTCAGCGACCAGCAGCTCTCAACCtgaatcaaaccaaacatctgGTCGTTTCTCCAGATGTTTCCTGAACAGCTTCCACACATTTCTTTaggataaaaaaattaaaaagcataaatatatttGGATCAGAACACGATAACTGGGTCGTAGTCCCggaatttaaagtaaaaagcagtcctgacatttaaaaacaacctgGTCACTTTCAGTCCaacaacagacaaaaaacagaaacaataaaaaataaaaacaaactttctgtatttatttctgtaaattttcCCCAGAATCAGGGAGGAATTTCTCCAGAGAGCCGATCAGACGGCCGACCCAACGGCTGATTGTCTGACGGAGGTTCAAAGGTCCTGTGGGAGGATTTAGGGGCGGAGCCAGAGAGGAGGTGGGCGGAGTCAGAGAGTCGGCTGGAAGATCGTCTGTGGGCGGAGTCAAAGGAGTCTGAGAGTCGGGTGGAGTCATGTGGGTGGTGGGCGGAGTCATGTGGGTGTGTGCTGGGTGGCGTAGCCTGCGAACTCTGCTGTTGGTTCTGGCCCAGTGAGCCCGGCGGGACGCTGGAGCTCGGATTGTTCCGGTTCTTTGATGCCGAGTTGGACTCTGAGAGGTGAATCGGTTCAGAATGGGACTTGGACTGAGAACTGTGCTCTGATTGGATGAAGCAGAGGGCGTGTTGTGATGGAGGTGGAGCTAAGGCCTTGTGGTTGGAGGCGGAGTCAGAGACGCCGACCTCCTGACCTCCTGCAGCGGCGGTGAGGTCAGGACGGACGCCCCCTGCTGGCGGCCGGTCCGGTCGGAAAGCAGCAGCACTGAGAGAGTTCAGACCTGAGAAGAAGTCCCAGCCAGATGGACCGAGACCACCGGCACCGACCCGACGGGTCGGGCTGACCGGGTTCCTGGGGTGAGCCGGGTGGAGATCCGAGGAATGTGAGGAGGTCACAGGGGTCAAAGGTAAATTCAGCTTCAAGCTTTCGCTGCTGGGGAACGACTCCATGGAGGGAAAAGAACCAAACCTCAGGCTGGGGAGCCGatcagaaccggaccggaccgggagcctgggggaggaggaggcgaGCGCGGCACCGCTGGCAGACGGTGACACGCCGAGCTGGTTCTGGATGGTTGCTATGGGAGGAATGGCGAGTGGGACGAGACCCGGTGAGTTCCTGCCAGTCGTATTCGGGTGGGAGGAACAATGTGGCCCAACGTCTGGCGGGCCGGCGGCGCCGCGCGGCGGACTCCCAGCATCCTTGTGTTTGAGAGGCGGCGGCGTGTTCCTGCTGTACGACCCGACTGGACTGGCCCGCCGGAGGAGAGGCGGGACTTCCCGACCCTCCATCCTCTCCAGTGGAGGCGGGACGGAGTCCGAGTTCTGCTGACAGCTGGTGACAGATGTTGGACCGGAACCTGTCCTCTCCTCCAGCCGGATGACTTCCTGCGGCGTCCGCTCTCTGTTCTTCGACAGGAAGCCGCCGTCCTGGGACAGGTTCTGTCTTGGTGGAGCGATCCGGTTCAGGTCGTCCAGGATGGCCTCCAGCAGGTACCGGTCAGACGGGTCTTCTCTGTGGCCCAGTTTCTTGGCGTCGGCCTCCGGTTGCTGGTCGTCAGATGTGTCCAGCAGAGACACGGTGTCCTCCATGTTCTCGACGTCCACGTAGCTGCCGTCGCCTCGGCGCGCAGCTCCGGACCGAACCGGCGCCTCCGACTCCGACCCGTCGGACCCCCGGTCCAGGATGTCGGCGGGAAGCTCCCCCACCTCCACGGCCCCGCCCACTCCGGCGGAGGGAGCCAACGGGAGGTCGGAGAAGTCGATGGTCTGCTGGCTGCTGAGGgggctgctgctgccgctgttGGTCTTCTTCTGGCCGTCGTCATGGCTACTGTCGCTGTCCAGGGTGATGATGACCGGAGAGCTGAGGCAGAAAACACCGTCAGACGGGGGGTAAAAACTTTATTCATTATCGGTCCAAAGTTTAAACTCCTCTGAGACAGAGAACTTATCGTATCGCTCGTcttttatcgtgataaatttcttgtcatgataataattcagatttatttttgtcacaaaaaattaaaaataatgttcaaaCCTCACAAACTATTTACTTTGTTCaatgaaaacatcaataaattaaataaatctgaaaatccTGTGTTCAGTTTAGTGACACTTTGACTAAAGGAACGTTTGTCATGaggatgtttgtttctgtgggactgtaattgctgtgacacacagtcACAGTACCTTCCTAAAACAAGGAGAATAAAtcacttttatcattttgttaACAAGTTTAGACTTTTCCTTTTGtaagtttttataattttttaatcagactgatttttattgatgtgttaaaatgtattgattaggtcaaaggtcGTCTGGTTAATCAGTTGGAACAGAAGGTTCCTGCTTTTATCTGAAAGCTGGTTTTCTAtatcagcacacacacacacaccccccacacacacacacacacacattaaggAACTGACCTCACAGGGCTCCGCCCCCCTATAACCGTTTTCTTGGTGATTCTCTCGCCGTCAGCTGACTCTGTTCTCTGAGGTTCACTGAGACAAAGCGGGTCGACCCGTTTGGGTCCAATGTtttctattctgtttttattctcagcaacaaaacaagaacTTTCCTCAAAAGCCTCCATTAATCAGAAATTCATGACTCTGGAGACTGAAACGTCCCAGGATGTTTGAGGCTGTGATGCAAAGAgcaaaacaagatggctgccaacGATCGGCTCGTTAACCGTCTGTAGGAACAACTTACAGGCTAGGAAggtttttctttatcttaaatGAAAAGATATTATAAATTGTTTGTGGAGTTGTGGCTTCATTTCTgttctgagtgtgttgttcgTTTGTTAGATTCTGTGTATTCCTGCTAACGATtcactttctgattggctgcccgTCTCCTCCAACAGGCTGCCATATCAGGccaagaaaatcaaaaaaatatactttaaggCAATTCAGTGCtcaaatgttcatttatttaagattttataaGACTTTTTTAGAGACTGGAGTTTATATGATGCTTTTCTAACATCCTGTTCCATCTAGCTGTGCGTCAGTTCCATCTGTTGACCTTAATGTCGAGGAAACCACCtgtgaaataataatttcattttctggCAGCATGTAAAGCatttaaagtttagttttagaAACTTCCTTTGAgcatttatatttgaaaattgtttatttttagaaaacgTTTATTATGACATGAAAAGTGTGAGAGGTCAGGAGAAATGGTTGGACTGAGTTCTGTTGAAACCAACACGGTTCCTCTGATCAGAAGCTCTTTTAACACGGGTCAGAACTTCACCTGCTTCCTGTCATGTGACCTCACCTGGTGACCTGCGCCCTGCGGTGGCGTCTCCGGCGGCGCTTGTGAGCGGACGGCTGCGCGGCGCCGGAGTCGATGGTTCCCTCGTAGATGATCTCCACGCTGGGACTGCGGTCGTCTCTGGACCTCCTGCTGGTCAGAACAAAGATTCAGAAACGATTTTACTGCTGGGACCgaaaaccagctgaaaatggacAGAAAAGACGGAAAAACACcggaaaggaaggaaggaagaaagggaTGGACGGATCCAACAACACCATaaactcctcctcctcctccaacaGGAAGTGTTTCTGACCTGCTTCCTGTCTTCAGGCCGTTGTCCCGCCTCTCCGCCTCCCTGCGGAGCCTCTTCCTGCGCTCCCTGTCGCGCTGCCGGCCGCGGCTCGGCCTCCATGTCAGGTCCTTGCTGCTGTTCAGGTGGCGGCTCTTGTACTTCCTCTTCCCGCCGGGTTTCTCCACGTGATGCGGGCGCTTGGGGGAGCAAGAGGGGGAGGGCGGCGTTCCCGGGGAGGAGCAGAACGGGGAGAAGGAGCGGGAGGgcgaggaggcggaggaggtgAGGGGGGACACCTGGCTGAAGCGGAGCTCCCAGCCGGAGTCCGGCGGGCTCGGCGGCGGCGAGGAGGCGGAGTCAGCGCTGGAGTCGAATGGCGACGGCGAGCAGCGGGACATCATGGGGGGGAAGATGGAGCGGTTGGGGTTGCAGAAGGTGCCGCTCTTCCCATGAGGCTCTCTGCTCTGGTCCCGCCCacgctgcttcttcttctttctccgGCGTTCGCCTTGCTGCTTCCTGTCCCTCCGGCGGCGCTCCGGCGTCGCTGGGCTGAGGGAGCAGACCGACTTCCTGCTCCGTCCAGAACTCTCTGACCAGGAACCGGACCGCCGCTGGGAGTTCGCCTCCTTCTGCTGCTCCGCCCTGAAGGCTCCTGACGTGGAGGGAGGGATTATGGGTAGGTAGGTAGCGGGAGGGGGCGGAGTCTTATCGACCGTTGCTGAGCCAacttccacttcctgctcctccttcttcttcttctctccctcGTCTTCCTCGCTGTCGGAGGACAGCTGCACCAGCTCTGGAGTTCTCTCAGCGATCGGCTTCTTGTATCCGACGATCAGacactcctcctcctcgccgCGCGGCTCTGCTCCCTCCTGATTGGCCGGCTGCTGAGGTGCCGGGCtgagcggcggcggcggcgtggTGAGTGAATGTGGCGGCTCTGCCGAGGTGTACGACGGTCCTGGCGTCTCATCGTCCCAGCCGGACAGGCTGagactgcttcctgtttgtatTACATCATCGTGACTTCCTGTCGCTgcctctgctcttcctcctccctcctcttcctcatcctcagAGATGGCGATGACGGAGCTGCCGTCGGAGGGGCTGCTGAGCGGCTCCAGCTCCATGGCGGCGGCGGGCGGCTCGTACACCGCCAGCTGGTCGTAGTTCTCCATGCTAAGCGAGGAGCGGGCGAAGCTCACCAGCTCGTGCACAAAGTGCTCTGTGCGGGCCAATAGGAACGGCCGCAGGTCTTCTTCTATGGCGGCGGCGTCCTCCAGGCCGCTGCGCAGGACGCGGGCGGTGACGGTGCGCAGCACCACGTCGCTGAGCGGGGCGTGCGGGCCGAGCAGCACCGCCAGCTCCCGCCGCAGCCAGCTGGTCAGCCGGTTCAGGTGGCCGGTCCCCCGACGGAACGTCTCTGGAGCGACGCTACGAGGTCGCCCCTGGTTACCGCTGACGCCCCGCACCCAGATCCCGCTCTGGTAGAGTGCCTTGCGGAACGCAGTGACCTCCCTCTCCCTCATCTGGACGGTGCTGCCCTCCCGCTGCAGCCGCTGCCGGACCGCCAGGCGGCACATGAGGCGGCGTGATGCGCGGGCGCTGGGGGCCGCCGCGCCCCGCAGGCCGGCCAGCTCCTCGCTCAGCGCCTGCCGCCGCTCCTCGTCTCTCCTCATCATCTCCTCGGCGACCTCCTCCACCCGCATGTTGTCCATGATGAGCTCCGACATGTCCAGGTGGTACGGCGAGACGGGCAGCGGCGGAGAGTGCATGAAAAACTCCCACTCCCCGACGCGGTCGGTCGACCTGCGACCGCTCGCCGCCCGCTCACGCCTGCGCCGCCGCCGCACGGCGTCCCTGTCGGCCGCCACCAGGTGCCGCCTCAGCATCAGCCGAAGGTGGTGCTGCGCGCCGTCCGCCGTCATGGCAGCCACGGTGGTGAGGAAGGTGCTAGCGGTGAGCTGGTTGGCGGCGCGTGGCGGCGGCTGCAGCGTGTACTCCTTGAAGTCGTCCTCGGCGCGCACTGAGTGCAAGATGGAGGCGAAGGGCTGCTTGCAGAGCGGACACTCCGCCTTGTTGTGCGACCACTCCTGGATACAGGGGAAGCAGAAGCGGTGCAGGCAGTGGTCCAGGTACGCCAGGTTATTGAAGCGGTCCAGGCAGATGGGACACTTGGAGTCGGGGGACGCCTCGGCTGCCACGGCGGGCCTCGCGGCGCCGGACGAGGTGGAGGGAGGAGACGAGGCGGGGGCGGCGGGGGCCGAGGCCTTGCTGGCgttcttcctcctgctgctccgcCGGCTCTCTCTGGTTCTGTCTGCGTCTCCCTCCAGAGCGCCTCCTGCTGGAGCGGCTGCCGGCGCCGTGTCCCGCCGGCGCAGCTTCATCCGAGTCGGTGCCATCACCTGAAGACGGAGACACAGAGGCTCAGCATCAGAAACGCAGAACATTTCATCCACACTGGGAAAACTCCCTCACTagcattttaaagtatttatctgtttttaatagGGATTCATGACAGAGACACGTTTAaagttattgtttacatccggaAGATTTGCAAATGATGATTCATTTTGCCATCTATAGCGGCATAACGTCACGCCGCAACAGATCTATAGTGGATCAACATCAGTATCGGCCGGTGTTAGTCATTTCTTAACATATCAGTATCAATATGATAATAATTTACAATAATCACTTACAGGTTGGTTATGTGAGCGTGATGCAGCGCAGGACTGTGGGGAGGTTAAGTGACATAAAGAAGGTAGCTGTGTGGTAAAGGTAGTGAAATATTAGTGtgtaaaatattagtaaatattattattggATATCAATATCGGCCCAAACTTTCACAACGGTGCATTCCTAGATTTTAACTTatactttacattttataaaggTTTGCGCCTATGTAAGGTTTCGTGTGTATGTTTTGGTTGTATATTTGTTTACTGTGTGtaatgttctctctgtgcactgacctgatcagaaccagaaccagaacagaaccaccGCGTCTTCTCTCCTCGGAGGAACACAATCACACATCCTAACTCACATTTGTAAAATCTACATTCCCCTTTAGGGTCAGAATCTCTCAGATTCAAGATTGTTATGAATattaaacacaaactgaacgAACCAACTCCTGTTAGCCTAAAGCTAATGAGCTACAATCAAAATAACCTGTAAATACTTAAAGATAAAGCCTTAAACAATACGTCACTATTTTTAGACTAATTAAAGTCCATCTCTACTGGTACATATAACTCGAATCGGAGTCATTACGTATTTAAAAACGTTATTTTATTCCCTGCCTTCCTGACACTCTGTTACCATGCTAACTCTGTTAGCTCCACAGACCTCAGCTGAAAAACCCGCAGCTCGCTCCTCCTCATCCGGGcctttcttccttcttctccGCGCCGGCAGCGGCATCCACCGTCAGCAGAGAGGAACCGGCGTCCCCAGCTCAAAGGTCCAGATCCAGATCCGTTCAGAACCTGTGCAAAGTTCGGAACCAAAACATCAGGCTCTGGGTCGGCTGTTGTCCTAACTCAAGCTACAACCCAAGGAGCGGGGCATGATGGGAAACCAACAGACGTCTGCTCCTTCCCTCGAGTCGAAGATCGTCAAAGTGTGAGGAGAGCTCACTAATACaagaaatttattaaacttgtgTAATATTCTGTAATTCAACCATTGGCTGTTTGTGTTactactttttttattgttaaataactctacatgggattttatgtttatttgttctttccTAATAAAGTTTTGGAGACAACGTGATGTCAACGAAACTCTTTCTTGGCCTAATGGCGCCATTGATTTTTATATGTTTCagaataagtttaaaaaatatttcagttttcttacACCCAGTCTCCACCAAAATACTTTGCATCTTATTTTGTagtatttgaattatttatcctaaatagtcagtcaattttattttattcttcaagTAAAACTGGCTCGAAGTGAGACATCTTCTTCCGACCCCTTTCTTTGGTTACCATAGTAACGGATGTGCTCTTCTGTAAC includes:
- the LOC116732559 gene encoding E3 ubiquitin-protein ligase Topors-like isoform X3, whose translation is MAPTRMKLRRRDTAPAAAPAGGALEGDADRTRESRRSSRRKNASKASAPAAPASSPPSTSSGAARPAVAAEASPDSKCPICLDRFNNLAYLDHCLHRFCFPCIQEWSHNKAECPLCKQPFASILHSVRAEDDFKEYTLQPPPRAANQLTASTFLTTVAAMTADGAQHHLRLMLRRHLVAADRDAVRRRRRRERAASGRRSTDRVGEWEFFMHSPPLPVSPYHLDMSELIMDNMRVEEVAEEMMRRDEERRQALSEELAGLRGAAAPSARASRRLMCRLAVRQRLQREGSTVQMREREVTAFRKALYQSGIWVRGVSGNQGRPRSVAPETFRRGTGHLNRLTSWLRRELAVLLGPHAPLSDVVLRTVTARVLRSGLEDAAAIEEDLRPFLLARTEHFVHELVSFARSSLSMENYDQLAVYEPPAAAMELEPLSSPSDGSSVIAISEDEEEEGGGRAEAATGSHDDVIQTGSSLSLSGWDDETPGPSYTSAEPPHSLTTPPPPLSPAPQQPANQEGAEPRGEEEECLIVGYKKPIAERTPELVQLSSDSEEDEGEKKKKEEQEVEVGSATVDKTPPPPATYLPIIPPSTSGAFRAEQQKEANSQRRSGSWSESSGRSRKSVCSLSPATPERRRRDRKQQGERRRKKKKQRGRDQSREPHGKSGTFCNPNRSIFPPMMSRCSPSPFDSSADSASSPPPSPPDSGWELRFSQVSPLTSSASSPSRSFSPFCSSPGTPPSPSCSPKRPHHVEKPGGKRKYKSRHLNSSKDLTWRPSRGRQRDRERRKRLRREAERRDNGLKTGSSRRSRDDRSPSVEIIYEGTIDSGAAQPSAHKRRRRRHRRAQVTSSPVIITLDSDSSHDDGQKKTNSGSSSPLSSQQTIDFSDLPLAPSAGVGGAVEVGELPADILDRGSDGSESEAPVRSGAARRGDGSYVDVENMEDTVSLLDTSDDQQPEADAKKLGHREDPSDRYLLEAILDDLNRIAPPRQNLSQDGGFLSKNRERTPQEVIRLEERTGSGPTSVTSCQQNSDSVPPPLERMEGREVPPLLRRASPVGSYSRNTPPPLKHKDAGSPPRGAAGPPDVGPHCSSHPNTTGRNSPGLVPLAIPPIATIQNQLGVSPSASGAALASSSPRLPVRSGSDRLPSLRFGSFPSMESFPSSESLKLNLPLTPVTSSHSSDLHPAHPRNPVSPTRRVGAGGLGPSGWDFFSGLNSLSAAAFRPDRPPAGGVRPDLTAAAGGQEVGVSDSASNHKALAPPPSQHALCFIQSEHSSQSKSHSEPIHLSESNSASKNRNNPSSSVPPGSLGQNQQQSSQATPPSTHPHDSAHHPHDSTRLSDSFDSAHRRSSSRLSDSAHLLSGSAPKSSHRTFEPPSDNQPLGRPSDRLSGEIPP
- the LOC116732559 gene encoding uncharacterized protein LOC116732559 isoform X2, whose protein sequence is MPLPARRRRKKGPDEEERAAGFSAEVMAPTRMKLRRRDTAPAAAPAGGALEGDADRTRESRRSSRRKNASKASAPAAPASSPPSTSSGAARPAVAAEASPDSKCPICLDRFNNLAYLDHCLHRFCFPCIQEWSHNKAECPLCKQPFASILHSVRAEDDFKEYTLQPPPRAANQLTASTFLTTVAAMTADGAQHHLRLMLRRHLVAADRDAVRRRRRRERAASGRRSTDRVGEWEFFMHSPPLPVSPYHLDMSELIMDNMRVEEVAEEMMRRDEERRQALSEELAGLRGAAAPSARASRRLMCRLAVRQRLQREGSTVQMREREVTAFRKALYQSGIWVRGVSGNQGRPRSVAPETFRRGTGHLNRLTSWLRRELAVLLGPHAPLSDVVLRTVTARVLRSGLEDAAAIEEDLRPFLLARTEHFVHELVSFARSSLSMENYDQLAVYEPPAAAMELEPLSSPSDGSSVIAISEDEEEEGGGRAEAATGSHDDVIQTGSSLSLSGWDDETPGPSYTSAEPPHSLTTPPPPLSPAPQQPANQEGAEPRGEEEECLIVGYKKPIAERTPELVQLSSDSEEDEGEKKKKEEQEVEVGSATVDKTPPPPATYLPIIPPSTSGAFRAEQQKEANSQRRSGSWSESSGRSRKSVCSLSPATPERRRRDRKQQGERRRKKKKQRGRDQSREPHGKSGTFCNPNRSIFPPMMSRCSPSPFDSSADSASSPPPSPPDSGWELRFSQVSPLTSSASSPSRSFSPFCSSPGTPPSPSCSPKRPHHVEKPGGKRKYKSRHLNSSKDLTWRPSRGRQRDRERRKRLRREAERRDNGLKTGSRRSRDDRSPSVEIIYEGTIDSGAAQPSAHKRRRRRHRRAQVTSSPVIITLDSDSSHDDGQKKTNSGSSSPLSSQQTIDFSDLPLAPSAGVGGAVEVGELPADILDRGSDGSESEAPVRSGAARRGDGSYVDVENMEDTVSLLDTSDDQQPEADAKKLGHREDPSDRYLLEAILDDLNRIAPPRQNLSQDGGFLSKNRERTPQEVIRLEERTGSGPTSVTSCQQNSDSVPPPLERMEGREVPPLLRRASPVGSYSRNTPPPLKHKDAGSPPRGAAGPPDVGPHCSSHPNTTGRNSPGLVPLAIPPIATIQNQLGVSPSASGAALASSSPRLPVRSGSDRLPSLRFGSFPSMESFPSSESLKLNLPLTPVTSSHSSDLHPAHPRNPVSPTRRVGAGGLGPSGWDFFSGLNSLSAAAFRPDRPPAGGVRPDLTAAAGGQEVGVSDSASNHKALAPPPSQHALCFIQSEHSSQSKSHSEPIHLSESNSASKNRNNPSSSVPPGSLGQNQQQSSQATPPSTHPHDSAHHPHDSTRLSDSFDSAHRRSSSRLSDSAHLLSGSAPKSSHRTFEPPSDNQPLGRPSDRLSGEIPP
- the LOC116732559 gene encoding E3 ubiquitin-protein ligase Topors-like isoform X1 is translated as MPLPARRRRKKGPDEEERAAGFSAEVMAPTRMKLRRRDTAPAAAPAGGALEGDADRTRESRRSSRRKNASKASAPAAPASSPPSTSSGAARPAVAAEASPDSKCPICLDRFNNLAYLDHCLHRFCFPCIQEWSHNKAECPLCKQPFASILHSVRAEDDFKEYTLQPPPRAANQLTASTFLTTVAAMTADGAQHHLRLMLRRHLVAADRDAVRRRRRRERAASGRRSTDRVGEWEFFMHSPPLPVSPYHLDMSELIMDNMRVEEVAEEMMRRDEERRQALSEELAGLRGAAAPSARASRRLMCRLAVRQRLQREGSTVQMREREVTAFRKALYQSGIWVRGVSGNQGRPRSVAPETFRRGTGHLNRLTSWLRRELAVLLGPHAPLSDVVLRTVTARVLRSGLEDAAAIEEDLRPFLLARTEHFVHELVSFARSSLSMENYDQLAVYEPPAAAMELEPLSSPSDGSSVIAISEDEEEEGGGRAEAATGSHDDVIQTGSSLSLSGWDDETPGPSYTSAEPPHSLTTPPPPLSPAPQQPANQEGAEPRGEEEECLIVGYKKPIAERTPELVQLSSDSEEDEGEKKKKEEQEVEVGSATVDKTPPPPATYLPIIPPSTSGAFRAEQQKEANSQRRSGSWSESSGRSRKSVCSLSPATPERRRRDRKQQGERRRKKKKQRGRDQSREPHGKSGTFCNPNRSIFPPMMSRCSPSPFDSSADSASSPPPSPPDSGWELRFSQVSPLTSSASSPSRSFSPFCSSPGTPPSPSCSPKRPHHVEKPGGKRKYKSRHLNSSKDLTWRPSRGRQRDRERRKRLRREAERRDNGLKTGSSRRSRDDRSPSVEIIYEGTIDSGAAQPSAHKRRRRRHRRAQVTSSPVIITLDSDSSHDDGQKKTNSGSSSPLSSQQTIDFSDLPLAPSAGVGGAVEVGELPADILDRGSDGSESEAPVRSGAARRGDGSYVDVENMEDTVSLLDTSDDQQPEADAKKLGHREDPSDRYLLEAILDDLNRIAPPRQNLSQDGGFLSKNRERTPQEVIRLEERTGSGPTSVTSCQQNSDSVPPPLERMEGREVPPLLRRASPVGSYSRNTPPPLKHKDAGSPPRGAAGPPDVGPHCSSHPNTTGRNSPGLVPLAIPPIATIQNQLGVSPSASGAALASSSPRLPVRSGSDRLPSLRFGSFPSMESFPSSESLKLNLPLTPVTSSHSSDLHPAHPRNPVSPTRRVGAGGLGPSGWDFFSGLNSLSAAAFRPDRPPAGGVRPDLTAAAGGQEVGVSDSASNHKALAPPPSQHALCFIQSEHSSQSKSHSEPIHLSESNSASKNRNNPSSSVPPGSLGQNQQQSSQATPPSTHPHDSAHHPHDSTRLSDSFDSAHRRSSSRLSDSAHLLSGSAPKSSHRTFEPPSDNQPLGRPSDRLSGEIPP